One segment of Candidatus Bathyarchaeota archaeon DNA contains the following:
- a CDS encoding DEAD/DEAH box helicase family protein — MDVVTLTYDNGSILIHGGVGTPYGRWDPRINAFRAMALHYREILEYLEGSGVEFRDSVPDPPPCPGLSCRVRLRPYQREGLEAWFRAGRRGVIVLPTGAGKTFIAFEAIRLLGVSTLVIVPTLDLMEQWRRRLVEAFDVEVGVYGGGEEVLRCLTVATYDSAYMKGGFLGNKFMFIVFDEVHHLPAPSYSQIGEMYVAPYRMGLTATPEREDGMHRELPRLVGDIVYRVEVDALAGKHLAPYGHEKLLVDLTPEERRLYDEHLEIFRDYLRRRGLAIRSIEDFQRFIMRSGGDREAREALLARNRAVKIALNSEAKMSLLESLLERYRGEKILIFTLHNQLVYRISRRFLVPAITYQTAKEERREILERFRRGEYRVIATSQVLDEGIDVPDASIGIIISGTGSTREYIQRLGRLLRKVRGKEARLIEIVARDTVEARMSMRRRRSKLSRMAWEGSEAAAE, encoded by the coding sequence ATGGACGTGGTTACTCTCACCTACGACAATGGCAGCATCCTGATCCATGGAGGGGTGGGGACCCCTTATGGTAGATGGGATCCTAGGATCAATGCTTTCAGGGCCATGGCCCTCCATTACAGGGAGATCCTCGAATACCTTGAGGGGAGCGGGGTAGAGTTCAGGGACTCCGTCCCCGACCCGCCTCCCTGCCCGGGGCTCTCCTGCAGGGTCAGGCTTAGACCTTATCAGAGGGAGGGCTTGGAGGCCTGGTTTAGGGCGGGTAGGAGGGGGGTCATAGTACTCCCCACGGGGGCAGGCAAGACCTTCATAGCCTTCGAGGCCATCAGGCTCCTGGGCGTGTCCACCCTGGTCATCGTCCCCACCTTGGATCTCATGGAGCAGTGGCGGCGTCGATTAGTGGAAGCGTTCGATGTGGAGGTGGGCGTCTACGGTGGAGGCGAGGAGGTTTTAAGATGCCTCACCGTGGCCACCTATGATTCAGCCTACATGAAGGGAGGGTTTCTCGGCAACAAGTTCATGTTTATAGTCTTCGATGAGGTGCATCACCTGCCCGCGCCTAGCTACAGCCAGATCGGGGAGATGTATGTGGCGCCCTACAGGATGGGGTTGACAGCCACCCCCGAGAGGGAGGATGGAATGCATAGGGAGCTCCCCCGCCTCGTCGGCGACATCGTCTACAGGGTCGAAGTCGACGCGTTAGCCGGGAAGCACCTAGCCCCCTACGGGCATGAGAAGCTCCTCGTGGACCTAACCCCCGAGGAGAGGAGGCTATACGATGAACACCTGGAGATCTTCAGGGACTATTTGAGGAGGAGAGGGTTGGCGATCAGGTCGATAGAGGATTTCCAGAGGTTCATAATGCGGTCCGGCGGCGACAGGGAGGCTAGGGAGGCGCTCCTAGCCAGGAATAGGGCCGTCAAGATCGCCTTGAACTCGGAGGCGAAGATGAGCCTCCTGGAAAGCCTCCTCGAGAGGTATAGGGGGGAGAAGATCCTGATATTCACCCTGCACAATCAGCTCGTATACAGGATAAGCAGGAGGTTCCTGGTCCCGGCGATAACTTATCAGACGGCGAAGGAGGAGAGGAGGGAGATCCTCGAGAGGTTCCGCAGGGGAGAATACAGGGTCATAGCGACCTCTCAGGTATTGGATGAGGGGATAGACGTCCCGGACGCCTCCATAGGTATCATAATAAGCGGTACGGGGAGCACGAGGGAGTATATTCAGCGCCTCGGAAGGCTCCTCAGAAAAGTTAGGGGGAAGGAGGCCAGGCTCATAGAGATAGTCGCAAGGGATACCGTTGAAGCCCGGATGAGCATGAGGAGAAGGAGAAGTAAGCTCTCGAGGATGGCTTGGGAGGGCTCCGAGGCTGCTGCCGAGTAA